The Psilocybe cubensis strain MGC-MH-2018 chromosome 7, whole genome shotgun sequence genome has a window encoding:
- a CDS encoding Fruiting body protein SC1 encodes MFARASTLVLALPLLAAATALPRTNGDGPSNQCNTGTISCCNQTLQSGTASTNLLLGLLGIVLGPVTGLLGLGCTPITVIGAGGNSCSAQPVCCTGNTFNGLINVGCTPINLNL; translated from the exons ATGTTCGCTCGTGCCTCCACCCTCGTTCTCGCTCTCCCCCTCCTTGCTGCGGCCACTGCTCTCCCCCGCACTAACGGTGACGGCCCGTCCAACCAGTGCAACACTGGCACTATCTCGTGCTGCAACCAGACTCTCCAG TCTGGTACCGCCTCCaccaacctcctcctcggTCTTTTGGGCATTGTTCTCGGGCCCGTCACTGGTCTCCTCGGTC TCGGCTGCACTCCTATCACCGTCATTGGAGCTGGAGGCAACTCGTGCTCTGCTCAACCAGTCTGCTGCACTGGCAACACCTTC AACGGTCTCATCAATGTTGGCTGCACCCCCATCAACTTGAACCTTTAA
- a CDS encoding Heat shock protein 78, mitochondrial gives MSSILAPTKSKPFSKHIGKAVLTNTAKRYSSISRPQTSQLLYSRTRTRPGPLLLVPSACVSLPRSGVLQNLRHYAIGPGGGGPGGGGGFPGFSFGQPQAKGEALKEYSVDLTQMAKDGKLDPTIGRDEEIRRTIQILSRRTKSNPVLIGPPGVGKTAILEGLASRIVSKEVPESLHNKRVLSIDLSAIMAGSGIRGQFEEKFKALLRDIEEEGGKVICFIDEVHTLFNLGKAEGSIDAGQMIKPALARGLQLVGATTPDEYRKTIGKDAALERRFQPVTIEEPTVASTISILRGLKPRYEVHHGVEISDGALVTAAVYSARYISDRFLPDKAIDLVDEAASSLRLAQESKPDELEALDREIMTLQIELESLKKETDVFSVERRGKVEGDLLVKRQMAEELTGLWQAARDRLQKIKNTKKQLEDAKYQLEVAQRQGQFELASRLRFSTIPELEKQLPTESEATAAEQEESPLAMLHDRVTSNDISRVVAKATGIPVQNLLKGERDKLVHMEEALRQRVVGQDHVVEAISDAVRISRAGLQAPNRPVASFLFLGPTGVGKTELCKALASFLYNDEQRGLITINMSEYHDRHTISRLIGAAPGYVGFEEGGQLTEAVRRKPYAVVLLDELEKAHKDVAMILLQILDEGTITDSQGRKVDFKNTIICLTSNLGSDILAHSTASDPETGLVTASAKAEVLERTQEYFPPELLNRLDSMLVFNKLSRTSILKVVGLRLDDVSERLKHRRITLDVDDQAREWLAAHGYSEMYGARAIARVVRTDVLFPLAQKLLRGTIRDGDTVQIRVSGDALDIKENHPPDPTLARPDSEVNPDENPPLESDEHH, from the exons ATGTCGAGCATACTGGCACCGACGAAGTCGAAGCCTTTCTCTAAACACATCGGCAAGGCCGTGTTAACCAACACCGCGAAACGGTACTCTTCCATCTCTCGACCTCAAACATCTCAGCTTCTGTATTCACGAACTCGAACGCGACCCGGCCCTCTTCTTCTAGTTCCTTCGGCATGTGTTTCACTGCCGCGAAGTGGAGTCCTTCAAAATCTGCGGCACTACGCCATTGGTCCTGGGGGAGGGGGGccagggggagggggagggttTCCTGGGTTTAGCTTCGGTCAACCGCAGGCGAAGGGAGAGGCGTTGAAGGAATAC AGTGTGGACTTGACTCAAATGGCAAAGGACGGAAAGCTGGACCCTACCATTGGAAGAGACGAAG AAATCAGGAGAACCATTCAAA TTCTATCAAGACGAACAAAGTCTAACCCAGTG CTTATTGGTCCTCCTGGTGTTGGCAAGACGGCCATTCTCGAAGGCCTTGCGAGTCGaattgtatcaaaagaggTCCCAGAA TCGTTGCACAACAAACGCGTGCTTTCCATTGACCTCTCGGCCATAATGGCAGGATCCGGAATCCGTGGCCAGTTCGAGGAGAAATTCAAAGCGTTGCTGAGAGATATTGAAGAGGAGGGCGGCAAGGTTATTTGTTTCATCGACGAAGTTC ATACGCTATTCAATCTTGGGAAAGCGGAAGGTTCTATTGATGCTGGACAGATGATCAAGCCTGCCTTGGCGAGAGGCCTTCAGCTAGTCGGTGCAACGACAC CCGATGAATACCGCAAGACAATTGGCAAAGACGCTGCTCTGGAGCGTCGCTTCCAGCCTGTCACCATTGAAGAGCCAACCGTGGCGTCGACCATCTCAATTCTGCGCGGGTTGAAGCCGAGGTATGAGGTACACCATGGAGTCGAAATTTCCGATGGCGCTTTAGTGACAG CCGCGGTATATTCAGCACGCTACATCTCCGATCGTTTCCTTCCCGACAAAGCAATTGATCTAGTGGATGAAGCGGCGTCGTCACTGCGACTGGCACAGGAATCCAAGCCTGACGAACTCGAGGCACTTGACCGCGAGATTATGACGCTGCAAATTGAGCTGGAGAGCTTGAAAAAAGAGACAGACGTGTTCAGTGTtgagaggagaggaaaggTCGAAGGGGATTTGTTGGTGAAACGACAAATGGCGGAGGAGCTGACAGGGTTATGGCAAGCTG CCCGCGACAGACTACAAAAGATCAAGAACACAAAGAAACAGCTCGAAGATGCTAAATACCAGCTCGAGGTCGCTCAGCGACAAGGCCAGTTCGAGCTCGCGTCGCGACTGCGGTTCTCGACCATTCCCGAGCTGGAGAAGCAGCTGCCGACGGAGAGTGAGGCGACGGCAGCGGAGCAGGAGGAGTCGCCGTTGGCGATGCTGCACGACCGTGTGACGTCGAACGACATCTCGAGGGTTGTGGCGAAGGCGACGGGCATCCCGGTGCAGAATCTGTTGAAGGGCGAGAGAGATAAGCTTGTTCAT ATGGAAGAAGCGCTCCGTCAGCGAGTGGTGGGGCAGGATCATGTTGTTGAAGCGATTAGCGATGCTGTTCGTATCTCTCGTGCAGGCCTGCAGGCTCCTAATCGCCCTGTCGCATCGTTCTTGTTCTTGGGACCTACTGGTGTTGGCAAG ACCGAGCTCTGCAAAGCCCTTGCATCGTTTTTGTACAATGATGAGCAGAGAGGGTTGATTACGATTAACATGTCTGAG TATCACGACAGGCATACGATTTCTCGTCTCATCGGAGCTGCACCTGGATATGTTGGATTCGAAGAGGGTGGCCAGCTGACCGAGGCTGTTCGTCGGAAACCTTACG CTGTGGTCCTGCTCGATGAACTTGAGAAGGCGCATAAG GACGTTGCGATGATTTTGTTACAAATTTTGGATGAGGGTACTATTACAGACAGCCAAGGGCGCAAAGTTGACTTCAAG AATACTATTATTTGCTTGACAAGCAATCTCGGAAGCGACATCCTCGCCCACTCAACCGCAAGCGACCCCGAAACCGGCCTCGTCACCGCCTCCGCCAAAGCCGAAGTGCTCGAACGCACCCAGGAGTACTTCCCACCGGAACTACTCAACCGTCTCGACTCGATGCTGGTATTCAACAAGCTCTCGCGGACGTCCATCCTCAAAGTCGTCGGACTGCGTCTGGACGACGTCTCCGAGCGCCTGAAACACCGCAGGATCACactcgacgtcgacgacCAGGCGCGCGAGTGGCTCGCTGCACATGGATATTCGGAGATGTATGGTGCGAGAGCGATCGCGCGTGTGGTGCGCACGGATGTGCTGTTCCCGTTGGCGCAGAAATTGTTGAGGGGTACGATCAG GGATGGCGATACTGTTCAGATTCGTGTTTCCGGGGATGCTTTGGATATCAAGGAGAACCATCCTCCTGACCCGACCTTGGCTCGCCCTGATTCCGAAGTCAACCCTGACGAGAACCCCCCATTGGAATCCGACGAGCACCACTAA
- a CDS encoding BTB/POZ domain-containing protein 1 translates to MTLLHDYFHTRNLQAFQRLLDGSAGVNSSSYDRGSHYNSGSNAAPSSSPGSSWTPGRSAKGNKVNVNARDWLGRTVLHLVCASPESSSVEYARSLLKHPSIDVNLADTESMWTPLHRALYTANLPVALLLLQRSDIDAGVKDAEGYTAIDLYNSTVNGTKPDPAQRDAELYTWGANKNAALGLADADDRVHPDRVLIKPAIAPPAHAPLSVRFAPIPVRQVCMSKLHTVVVTGESEGNVRVCGFGSGGRLGASQHMQYALKPLPALSAPLPGSAPAAFSGSSVSSSSFASSTISPGTTPTPGTTPTPTLPSAHTHGSHPQIQIQIASVAVGQDHTLALTTSGDVYSWGLNRFAQLGYIVESSSNSSSTSSYTYTPSSSSAANANAGAGSRGYGYGQDEEQIQSVPKRVVGVLRREVVAGVAASRNASACWTRLSSVGGGQESTAAGGGGGGVVYTWGTNTGQLGYDRHAQPVQVLPKQVTRLSAPVVGLAMSDTVLVALLVTHHVECIWNDRHYRISFPTHAFPSGIEPYRPPHSIRDSWISKVTGCEDMFAALSSNGEVFTFSAPSGDGATVSGESGGGGGGRAGSSVFRPQRVWALRRKFSAVKDVALGADGSIIICTESGHVFVRTRNVPTGISITSSPSSSPSLYTTPSFSSGGGSGGAGGKAFKFTRVPFLQRVVKVCANASGAFGALRVEYRPRGVDAHADGRSFGEEIRRVRPFVVSMWDEEEAGKVVGGEGVQEGGGGDDDDGDGKDLEGRDKANAKGKGNEVKMKGDALDADEQEEGGVGIEGDVTRVLELCDVLLRQQQKQQRVSASQTQGQGQGPNSPHATFDLHSHLKSGKLPYGGDAVVHVHSFAFPVHSVLLAARSGVLQALLQGEVPGDSISEADGRQGVWASVKLLPSLRVPNPNSSSNSNSNPSPGVGQAVSRIMRLEVKGCHHPLTVIVLLHYLYADEVLAVWDRRIGGAEEVQRVWALLSAGAAGKSGATTGGESAKGGVKRGGKSANANVNSKVDGNTSATVNPTRVRQELQLLAKMLDLPALSAALEAPVKREPAGTLARDMKRLFDAVQVDPSSSSKTALRPDVILQLADREVRCHSFILRARSPLFESFFGLEDWTRNRWGEDGIVRVDMRHMSWDVVRFVTGYMCCGQDEEMFWVLDFVNSVEELVQFMFQVLAAANELLLDRLVLLCSSVILAHTNISNACYILADASHYHVQPLIASLHEYIAVNMESFLIDNRILDDLPHALVKQLAHFVRARQVEKTPFARGGEFVEGLLEKYKVWLENEDVPDVAGFVRAASAVKPLKRDFSKAAPQSQAKGAASSATQSRTWSVLGKNSTAASSTSSLSKTAAEFTPRQTLRRPPSGDDIFAMDDHSDSAAYPTIQESGNKLAMPMTSPAAGKSPAVWKAAGAPRVDMKAVMAEAASQSQSATSSSRPATTNKPSQAGSSGPGLTTPSKQAMTRQPSGSGPPLTWRINADPNAAPRGLPSTPPSTSVFASGSPKDGMANARLGAGAGVVTVPSSASKVQQGGAPLTPARPAQTPGLGPVITPTRQTSSSKVSLSTHRNAVAFVNVSGGKAWSQSQPFGPPPTSTSTSTTTTTSSPSAPTKGVSFLAIQNSQLEATPVRDKRTLREIQDEERELQAEADFMMWWTAEEQRVRAEQEREALALAQFQSNANANGNASGSKKSRKPKPRGPPKPKSDAAAAGGASALTPTSGKPEAGSSSAPPQGSEGAGSTHTPRRRPHKPRQKSHADP, encoded by the exons ATGACCTTGCTCCATGACTACTTTCACACTCGGAACTTGCAGGCTTTCCAGCGCTTGCTCGATGGCAGCGCCGGagtcaacagcagcagctaTGACCGCGGTTCCCACTACAACTCTGGCAGCAACGCTGCGCCGTCCTCTTCTCCGGGGTCAAGCTGGACGCCTGGTCGGTCAGCCAAGGGAAACA AAGTGAACGTCAACGCACGCGACTGGCTCGGCCGCACGGTCCTGCACCTCGTCTGCGCGTCGCCGGAGAGCAGCAGCGTCGAGTACGCCAGATCACTTCTCAAGCACCCGAGCATCGACGTCAACCTCGCGGACACAGAGAGCATGTGGACGCCTCTCCATCGTGCGCTGTACACCGCGAATCTGCCAGTAGC GCTTTTGCTGTTGCAGCGATCCGATATTGATGCGGGTGTCAAGGACGCGGAAGGATATACCGCCATTGATCTGTACAACTCGACTGTGAACGGGACGAAACCCGATCCCGCACAGCGCGACGCCGAGCTGTACACATGGGGCGCGAACAA AAACGCAGCATTGGGCCTCGCAGACGCCGATGACCGCGTCCACCCCGACCGCGTACTCATCAAGCCAGCCATCGCGCCCCCCGCCCACGCACCGCTCTCCGTGCGCTTCGCGCCGATCCCCGTGCGCCAGGTGTGCATGTCGAAGCTGCACACGGTCGTCGTCACAGGCGAGAGCGAGGGGAATGTGCGAGTGTGTGGGTTCGGGAGCGGCGGGAGGCTCGGCGCGTCGCAGCACATGCAGTATGCGCTAAAGCCGCTCCCGGCGCTCTCTGCGCCTCTGCCTGGATCTGCGCCGGCGGCTTTCTCTGGATCGTCGgtgtcttcctcgtcgtttGCGTCGTCGACAATTTCCCCTGGAACTACACCTACGCCTGGCACCACGCCTACCCCTACGCTGCCCTCCGCGCACACGCACGGATCGCACCCGCAGATCCAGATCCAAATCGCAAGCGTTGCAGTAGGCCAAGACCACACGCTCGCACTCACAACCTCCGGCGACGTGTACTCCTGGGGCCTGAACCGCTTCGCGCAGCTCGGGTACATTGTAGAGTCGTCGTCTAATTCTTCGTCCACTTCCTCCTACACGTACacgccgtcgtcgtcctcggctgcgaatgcgaatgcgggTGCAGGCTCGAgaggatatggatatggacaGGACGAAGAGCAGATCCAGAGCGTGCCGAAGCGCGTGGTGGGTGTGCTCAGGCGTGAAGTTGTAGCGGGCGTTGCAGCCTCCCGGAACGCCAGTGCTTGTTGGACTAGGCTTTCTTCTGTCGGTGGTGGGCAGGAAAGCAcagcagcaggaggaggaggaggaggggtggTGTATACGTGGGGCACGAACACGGGCCAGCTGGGGTATGATCGCCATGCCCAGCCTGTGCAGGTTCTACCGAAGCAAGTTACCAGGCTTTCGGCGCCGGTTGTTGGGCTTGCTATGAGT GACACCGTGCTCGTTGCGCTGCTTGTAACGCACCATGTGGAGTGTATATGGAACGATAGGCATTATCGTATAAG CTTCCCAACACACGCTTTCCCCTCGGGCATCGAACCCTACCGCCCACCTCATTCCATCCGCGACTCGTGGATCTCAAAGGTGACGGGTTGTGAAGACATGTTTGCCGCGCTCTCGTCGAATGGGGAGGTGTTTACGTTTTCGGCGCCGTCGGGTGATGGGGCCACTGTAAGCGGGGAAagcgggggaggaggaggagggagggcGGGGAGCAGTGTGTTTAGGCCGCAGAGGGTATGGGCGCTTAGGAGGAAATTTAGTGCTGTCAAA GACGTTGCACTCGGTGCGGACGGCTCGATTATCATCTGCACGGAGTCAGGACACGTCTTCGTGCGCACGCGAAACGTGCCTACGGGTATATCAATCacttcttcgccttcttccTCGCCTTCTCTGTACACCACCCCTTCCTTTTCCTCAGGAGGTGGCAGTGGAGGAGCAGGGGGCAAAGCGTTCAAGTTCACCCGCGTGCCGTTCCTCCAGCGCGTCGTGAAAGTGTGCGCGAATGCGTCAGGCGCGTTCGGCGCCCTCCGTGTTGAGTACCGGCCGCGCGGCGTGGATGCCCATGCGGATGGCAGGAGCTTTGGGGAGGAGATTCGGAGGGTGAGGCCTTTTGTTGTTTCGATGtgggatgaggaggaggctgGGAAGGTGGTGGGTGGTGAGGGTGTGCAGGAGGGTGGTGggggtgatgatgatgatggagatGGGAAGGATTTGGAGGGTAGGGATAAGGCGAAcgcgaaggggaaggggaatgAAGTGAAGATGAAGGGGGACGCTCTGGATGCGGATGAGCAGGAGGAAGGGGGTGTAGGTATTGAAGGAGATGTTACGCGGGTGCTTGAGCTGTGCGATGTGCTGCTTCGCCAacagcagaagcagcagcgTGTATCTGCCAGTCAAACTCAGGGCCAAGGTCAAGGACCAAACTCCCCCCACGCCACATTCGACCTACACTCTCACTTAAAATCCGGAAAGCTGCCGTACGGTGGCGACGCGGTGGTACACGTCCATTCGTTCGCGTTCCCCGTGCATAGCGTTCTGCTCGCCGCGCGCTCTGGGGTGCTGCAGGCACTCCTCCAGGGCGAGGTTCCAGGGGACAGCATAAGCGAGGCGGATGGGAGGCAGGGCGTATGGGCGAGCGTTAAGCTGTTGCCTTCGCTGCGCGTGCCAAACCCGAATTCAAGCTCCAACTCGAACTCAAACCCGAGCCCGGGCGTCGGACAAGCTGTGTCGCGTATCATGCGTCTTGAAGTGAAGGGGTGCCATCACCCGCTGACGGTGATCGTTCTGCTGCATTATCTATATGCGGATGAGGTGCTGGCGGTATGGGATCGGAGGATTGGAGGCgcggaggaggtgcagcGGGTGTGGGCGTTGTTGAGCGCCGGTGCGGCTGGTAAGAGTGGTGCTACCACTGGAGGTGAGAGTGCAAAGGGGGGCGTGAAAAGGGGAGGTAAAAGTGCCAATGCGAATGTCAATTCCAAGGTAGATGGGAACACGAGTGCGACAGTGAACCCGACGAGGGTGAGGCAGGAGCTGCAGCTCCTGGCGAAGATGCTGGATCTGCCTGCGCTGAGCGCGGCGTTGGAGGCGCCTGTGAAAAGGGAGCCGGCAGGCACGCTGGCGAGGGATATGAAGAGGTTGTTTGATGCCGTCCAGGTGGacccttcctcctcatccaagaCGGCGCTGCGCCCAGACGTCATCCTCCAACTCGCCGACCGGGAAGTGCGGTGCCACTCGTTTATCCTGCGCGCACGCTCCCCTCTCTTTGAGAGTTTCTTTGGGCTGGAGGATTGGACGCGCAATCGGTGGGGCGAGGACGGGATCGTGCGTGTGGATATGCGGCATATGAGTTGGGATGTGGTCAGGTTTGTGACGGGGTATATGTGTTGTGGGCAGGATGAGGAGATGTTTTGGGTGCTTG ATTTTGTCAATTCGGTGGAGGAGCTTGTGCAGTTCATGTTCCAGGTTCTTGCTGCAGCA AACGAACTCCTCCTCGACCGCCTCGTCTTGCTCTGCTCCTCCGTCATCCTCGCACACACCAACATAAGCAACGCATGCTATATCCTCGCCGACGCCTCGCACTACCACGTACAACCGCTCATCGCTTCCCTGCACGAATACATCGCGGTCAACATGGAGTCCTTCCTCATCGACAACCGCATCCTCGACGACCTGCCACACGCGCTCGTCAAGCAGCTCGCCCACTTTGTGCGCGCGCGTCAAGTCGAGAAGACGCCGTTTGCGCGTGGAGGAGAGTTTGTGGAGGGGCTTCTGGAGAAGTATAAAGTGTGGTTGGAGAATGAGGATGTGCCAGATGTAGCGGGCTTTGTGAGGGCGGCGTCTGCGGTGAAGCCGCTGAAGCGCGATTTCTCCAAGGCGGCACCGCAGAGTCAGGCAAAGGGTGCGGCGTCGTCTGCTACTCAGTCTAGAACGTGGAGTGTGTTGGGAAAGAACAGCACTGCTGCGTCATCGACATCGTCCTTGTCGAAGACGGCGGCCGAATTCACTCCGCGTCAGACTCTGCGACGTCCGCCGTCGGGCGACGATATTTTCGCGATGGATGATCATAGTGACAGTGCCGCATACCCGACGATTCAGGAGAGCGGGAATAAATTGGCGATGCCTATGACGTCTCCTGCTGCTGGAAAGTCTCCGGCGGTATGGAAGGCTGCTGGTGCACCGAG GGTTGATATGAAAGCTGTCATGGCGGAAGCTGCGAGCCAGAGTCAGAGCGCCACTAGCTCATCGCGCCCAGCTACCACCAACAAACCTTCACAAGCGGGTTCGTCTGGTCCCGGATTGACCACGCCGTCAAAGCAGGCAATGACGAGACAACCCTCTGGCTCTGGTCCGCCCCTTACTTGGCGCATCAACGCCGACCCGAACGCTGCTCCGCGTGGGCTGCCGTCGACACCGCCGTCTACGTCCGTGTTCGCTAGCGGCTCGCCGAAGGATGGGATGGCGAACGCACGTTTGGGGGCTGGTGCAGGTGTAGTTACAGTCCCGTCGAGCGCGTCGAAGGTGCAGCAGGGTGGTGCGCCCCTGACCCCTGCGCGCCCCGCGCAGACGCCTGGATTGGGTCCTGTTATCACGCCAACGAGACAAACGTCGTCGTCCAAAGTCAGCTTGTCGACGCATCGGAATGCtgt CGCGTTTGTGAATGTTAGTGGCGGCAAAGCATGGTCACAGTCCCAACCATTCGGCCCACCTCCCacctccacatccacatccacaaccacaaccacatcTTCACCTTCCGCGCCTACCAAAGGCGTCTCATTCCTCGCCATCCAAAATTCCCAGCTTGAAGCTACACCGGTGCGAGATAAACGCACGCTGCGCGAGATTCAGGACGAGGAGCGCGAGCTCCAGGCCGAGGCGGACTTTATGATGTGGTGGACGGCCGAGGAGCAGCGTGTGCGCGCGGAGCAGGAGAGAGAGGCGTTGGCGCTTGCGCAGTTTCAGAGTAATGCGAATGCTAATGGCAACGCGAGCGGTAGTAAGAAGTCTAGGAAGCCGAAGCCTAGGGGACCACCGAAGCCGAAATCggacgctgctgctgctgggggTGCATCTGCGTTGACGCCGACGTCTGGTAAACCGGAAGCGGGGTCGTCCAGTGCGCCTCCGCAAGGTTCTGAGGGCGCAGGGTCTACGCACACACCCCGGCGACGACCACACAAACCACGTCAGAAAAGCCACGCAGACCCTTga